In Dryobates pubescens isolate bDryPub1 chromosome 6, bDryPub1.pri, whole genome shotgun sequence, a genomic segment contains:
- the TAB2 gene encoding TGF-beta-activated kinase 1 and MAP3K7-binding protein 2 — protein sequence MAQGSQQIDIQVLHDLRQKFPEVPEGVVSRCMLQNNNNLDACCAVLSQESTKYLYGEGDLSFSDDSGIPGLRNHMTSLNLDLQSQNVYHHGRDGSRMNGSRTLAHSVSDGHLQTSQSNNELFQQEPQTAPAQVPQGFNVFGMANAVSTSNPGQHLGFHLGSKGVSNLSQQTPRFNPIMVTLAPNIQPGRNTPTSLHIHGVPPPVLNSPQGNSIYIRPYITTPSGPARQTQQQPGWASQFNPVHPQQVYQPSQPSPWTTLPASSTTPHTSSQHATQSNQQGHQTSHVYMPISSPTTPQAPMIHSSGSSQSSAHSQYNIQNISTGPRKNQIEIKLEPPQRNSSSKLRSSGPRTSTTPSSLNSQTLSRSQPTVYISASPPNTDEVITRGQPKVYISANATSGDDQVVRNQPTLFISTNPGVSATSRNMSGQVSMGPAFIHHHPPKSRAVGNSTTATSPRVVVTQPNTKYTFKITVSPNKPPAVSPGVVSPTFEPTNLLNLPDHYVEPEGIQHLTDPVLAHVDRISDARKLSMGSDDAAYTQALLVHQKARMERLQRELEIQKKKLDKLKSEVNEMENNLTRRRLKRSNSVSQIPSLEEMQQLRSCNRQLQIDIDCLTKEIDLFQARGPHFNPSAIHNFYDNIGFLGPVPPKPKDQRSIVKAPKTVPDTDEDEGAQWSCTACTFLNHPALNRCEQCEMPRHF from the exons ATGGCCCAAGGAAGCCAGCAAATTGATATTCAGGTTTTACATGACCTGCGACAGAAGTTTCCTGAGGTACCTGAAGGTGTTGTGTCCAGATGCATGTTACAG AATAACAATAATTTGGATGCCTGTTGTGCAGTTCTCTCTCAGGAGAGCACAAAGTATCTCTACGGTGAAGGAGACCTAAGTTTTTCGGATGATTCTGGGATTCCTGGACTACGAAATCACATGACATCTCTTAATTTGGATTTGCAGTCGCAGAATGTGTATCACCATGGAAGAGATGGAAGTAGAATGAATGGAAGTAGGACTCTAGCTCACAGCGTTAGTGATGGACACCTTCAAACCAGTCAGTCCAACAATGAACTGTTTCAACAGGAACCACAGACAGCACCTGCACAGGTTCCACAAGGATTTAATGTCTTTGGGATGGCTAATGCAGTTAGTACTTCTAATCCAGGGCAGCATCTTGGATTTCACCTAGGCAGCAAAGGAGTATCTAACTTGTCTCAACAAACACCCAGATTCAACCCCATTATGGTAACTTTAGCCCCAAATATTCAGCCTGGTCGCAATACCCCTACATCTTTGCACATACATGGTGTACCTCCTCCTGTACTTAACAGTCCACAGGGAAATTCTATCTATATTAGACCTTACATCACAACTCCTAGTGGTCCTGCTCgacagacacagcagcagccaggctgggcatcTCAGTTTAATCCCGTGCATCCTCAGCAAGTCTACCAGCCATCGCAGCCAAGTCCCTGGACTACTCTTCCAGCATCCAGTACTACGCCACATACCTCATCACAACACGCAACACAGTCAAATCAGCAAGGCCACCAGACTTCTCATGTCTATATGCCTATCAGTTCTCCTACTACTCCACAAGCACCTATGATTCATTCATCTGGTAGCTCACAATCCTCTGCTCATAGCCAATACAACATTCAGAATATATCCACAGGACCTCGCAAAAACCAAATTGAAATCAAACTTGAACCACCACAAAGAAACAGTTCTTCTAAGTTGCGTTCATCTGGCCCTCGCACCTCCACTACTCCCTCTTCCCTCAACAGCCAGACATTAAGTAGAAGTCAACCCACTGTTTACATATCGGCCAGTCCTCCAAATACTGATGAAGTGATCACACGTGGTCAGCCCAAGGTCTACATTTCAGCAAATGCCACATCAGGAGATGACCAAGTTGTGCGGAACCAGCCCACGCTTTTCATATCGACAAATCCTGGAGTATCTGCCACTTCTAGGAATATGTCCGGTCAAGTAAGCATGGGTCCTGCATTTATTCATCACCATCCACCCAAGAGTCGAGCAGTGGGCAACAGCACCACTGCAACCTCTCCTCGAGTGGTGGTTACGCAGCCTAACACAAAATATACTTTTAAAATTACAGTTTCTCCAAATAAGCCCCCTGCAGTTTCCCCAGGGGTAGTATCCCCAACATTTGAACCTACAAACCTCCTAAACCTTCCTGATCACTATGTTGAACCAGAGGGTATCCAGCATCTTACTGACCCTGTTTTAGCACATGTGGATAGGATCAGTGATGCACGGAAATTGAGTATGGGATCTGATGATGCTGCCTACACGCAAG CTTTACTGGTACACCAGAAGGCCAGGATGGAGCGACTTCAGCGAGAACTTGAGATTCAAAAGAAAAAGTTGGATAAACTAAAATCAGAGGTCAATGAAATGGAGAATAATCTAACACGAAGGCGCCTGAAAAGATCGAATTCTGTTTCCCAAATTCCATCA cTGGAAGAAATGCAGCAGTTAAGAAGTTGTAACAGACAGCTGCAGATAGACATAGATTGCCTAACCAAAGAGATTGATCTTTTTCAAGCAAGAG GACCACATTTTAATCCCAGCGCTATCCATAATTTTTACGATAATATTGGATTTCTTGGTCCGGTGCCGCCAAAACCCAAAG